The proteins below come from a single Triticum aestivum cultivar Chinese Spring chromosome 5D, IWGSC CS RefSeq v2.1, whole genome shotgun sequence genomic window:
- the LOC123120118 gene encoding transcription factor LHW, producing the protein MAVGEALRRLCEEVGWSYAVFWKAIGAADPVHLVWEDGYCGHASCPTGSEASEVGCESGGTVCTLVRKVMASQVHVVGEGTIGRAAFTGSHQWIIHDTANDHRLRSEVAAEMNYQFRAGIQTIAIIPVLPRGVLQLGSTSVVMENTTYVLQYKKLCSQLNNRSSMVASTSAKNDSSQKVQSRSSHGLLSVYPTDGCSKAFSGSPATYEQCYVPDATAMSSSASVNIGRKASLLKVAQRNGEAIRDHSLYAPDVRFRRQTPYCDRRVESTTQSSVVSSDFLSSTSTSAEKHPLLMNDGQLGMGNMEEASDTRNLLLKSLAFRNLPPSHGGGEVLDFLNSHGNFDFLPEGNSIVKSNLYDCSASQLLDQRCNSTSGMIGHKPAISYKNPQSAQFIMKMGSPKRDSCHAVAAPSSGSEVQTSSEFKTDFSQDNQVNISDRVYQNRKAKEVNDSSIAVRIQGLKNMDRQKLPDISSERSSSLLVDPTAGNDLFDIFGAEFPHLCRNVDGDSTWNTAKPASSGKDALESSVYLDTSPVFGALDDEFPFSGIFSLTDSDQLLDAVISSVNPGGKQISGDSASCRTSLTDMPSSSYCGSKVMKQHESSGAPPLLVKDELAVSNLVKQPSFLEKTEDGCLSQNNGMHKSQLRLWIESGHNMKCESVSASNSKGHDTPNKANRKRSRPGESSKPRPKDRQLIQDRIKELRELVPNGAKCSIDALLEKTIKHMVFLQSVTKHADNLKDCNESKILSGDNGPLWKDYFEGGATWAFNVGSQSMTCPIIVEDLDRPRQMLVEMICDDRGIFLEIADFIKGLGLTILRGVMEARKNKIWARFTVEANRDVTRMEIFLSLVRLLEPSCDGSGSGENQENGKMPLGIAQHQIIPATGHLR; encoded by the exons ATGGCGGTGGGGGAGGCGCTGCGGCGGCTCTGCGAGGAGGTCGGGTGGTCTTACGCCGTCTTCTGGAAGGCCATCGGCGCTGCTGACCCCGT GCATCTAGTGTGGGAGGATGGCTACTGTGGCCACGCATCTTGTCCAACTGGATCTGAGGCTTCTGAGGTTGGCTGTGAATCAGGTGGCACTGTGTGCACCCTAGTTAGGAAGGTTATGGCATCGCAGGTTCATGTTGTTGGAGAAGG TACCATCGGCCGTGCTGCTTTTACTGGTAGTCATCAGTGGATTATCCATGATACTGCCAATGATCACAGGCTCAGATCCGAG GTTGCTGCTGAGATGAATTATCAGTTCAGAGCTGGCATTCAG ACTATTGCAATTATTCCTGTGTTACCACGTGGTGTACTACAGCTAGGCTCTACTAGTGTG GTTATGGAAAATACAACTTATGTGCTTCAGTATAAGAAGCTGTGTTCTCAGTTAAACAATCGATCAAGTATGGTTGCATCTACTTCAGCTAAAAATGATTCTAGCCAGAAGGTCCAGTCACGCTCTTCACATGGTCTTCTGAGTGTCTACCCTACAGATGGTTGCTCAAAAGCCTTCAGTGGTTCTCCAGCGACTTATGAACAGTGCTATGTTCCTGATGCGACGGCAATGTCAAGTAGTGCATCAGTAAACATAGGAAGAAAAGCTTCCTTGCTTAAGGTGGCACAGAGAAATGGTGAAGCTATCAGAGACCACAGTTTATATGCTCCTGATGTGAGGTTCAGACGACAAACTCCTTACTGTGACAGGAGAGTTGAAAGCACCACACAAAGCAGTGTGGTTAGCTCAGATTTTCTCTCTTCTACCTCAACATCAGCAGAAAAGCATCCACTGTTGATGAATGATGGACAATTGGGAATGGGAAACATGGAAGAGGCGTCTGATACCAGAAATCTTCTGCTAAAATCTCTTGCATTCCGGAACCTGCCTCCATCGCATGGAGGGGGTGAGGTGTTAGATTTTCTAAACAGTCATGGAAACTTTGATTTTCTTCCTGAAGGTAATAGCATAGTCAAGTCTAACTTGTATGACTGCTCAGCAAGTCAACTATTAGACCAAAGATGTAACTCTACTTCTGGGATGATAGGGCACAAACCGGCTATTTCATATAAAAACCCCCAATCTGCTCAATTCATTATGAAAATGGGGAGTCCCAAAAGAGACTCATGTCATGCTGTTGCAGCTCCATCCTCTGGCTCTGAAGTTCAAACTTCTAGTGAATTTAAAACAGACTTTTCTCAAGATAATCAAGTGAATATTTCGGATCGTGTTTACCAAAACAGAAAGGCTAAAGAAGTAAATGACTCCAGTATTGCTGTAAGAATACAAGGTTTGAAGAATATGGATCGGCAGAAGCTCCCAGACATTTCAAGTGAGCGATCTTCCTCACTTCTTGTGGATCCAACTGCAGGAAATGATTTGTTTGATATATTTGGTGCTGAATTTCCTCATCTGTGCCGCAATGTGGATGGCGATTCGACCTGGAACACTGCAAAACCGGCTAGCTCAGGAAAAGATGCACTTGAATCCTCAGTTTATCTTGATACCTCTCCAGTATTTGGTGCACTGGACGATGAGTTCCCCTTTTCTGGAATCTTCTCACTAACTGATAGTGACCAATTATTGGACGCAGTTATCTCCAGTGTCAATCCTGGTGGCAAGCAGATCTCCGGTGACAGTGCCTCTTGCAGGACTTCATTGACAGACATGCCTAGCAGCTCTTATTGTGGTTCAAAAGTGATGAAGCAACACGAATCATCTGGTGCTCCTCCTTTGCTAGTCAAGGATGAGTTGGCTGTATCAAATTTGGTTAAACAACCAAGTTTCCTAGAGAAGACCGAGGATGGTTGTCTTTCCCAAAACAATGGAATGCACAAATCTCAGTTACGCCTTTGGATCGAGAGCGGACATAACATGAAGTGTGAAAGCGTGTCAGCCTCAAACAGCAAAGGTCATGATACACCAAACAAGGCAAATCGAAAGAGATCTCGACCAGGAGAGAGTTCTAAGCCCCGGCCAAAAGACCGTCAGCTTATTCAGGATCGTATAAAGGAGCTTCGGGAACTTGTACCTAATGGTGCAAAG TGTAGCATTGATGCTTTACTGGAAAAGACCATCAAGCACATGGTTTTCTTGCAGAGTGTGACAAAGCATGCTGACAATCTCAAAGATTGTAATGAATCTAAG ATACTTAGCGGTGACAATGGTCCTCTTTGGAAAGACTACTTTGAGGGTGGTGCAACTTGGGCCTTCAACGTCGGCAGTCAATCTATGACATGCCCAATCATAGTTGAGGATCTCGACCGGCCTCGTCAGATGCTTGTGGAG ATGATTTGTGATGACAGAGGAATCTTCCTGGAAATAGCCGACTTTATCAAAGGTCTTGGACTAACCATCTTGAGGGGTGTGATGGAAGCACGCAAAAATAAAATCTGGGCACGATTCACTGTTGAG GCCAACAGGGACGTGACTAGAATGGAGATTTTCCTCTCACTCGTGCGCTTGTTGGAACCCAGTTGTGATGGCAGTGGATCAGGAGAGAACCAAGAAAATGGAAAAATGCCTCTTGGGATTGCGCAGCACCAGATTATCCCAGCGACAGGCCACCTTAGATGA